One genomic window of Candidatus Binatia bacterium includes the following:
- a CDS encoding MaoC family dehydratase codes for MSVIRKKTGNFLEDFRVGGVFRHKGGKTVNEGLFNSFTEFNMTTNPLSKNREYARLYGYDDIVCPPGLVMNVVFSQTVEDVSENARANLEYIDMRFGAPVYPGDTLESETTVLGVASSTRDPDRGVVHVASVGRKQTGEVVLAFERKVQVWKGDLAASVGDATLEKKPSVECAPWIPAYDKARQYKARAHLSNRDTYFEDFRAGDVFEHSRGRMVTDEHIALTAQLDNTSQVHCNQHMIDANPDKYIGGRLIIYGGIPFNLCLGLSCPDIADNALADVVYKTGRHVGPLFSGDTVFASTEIRECRPYPGREDLGLLAVTLKGHKFARATAGDEAPKKTDIFVLEREIAVKRRSHYA; via the coding sequence GTGAGCGTGATCCGCAAGAAAACCGGCAATTTTCTCGAAGACTTCCGCGTCGGCGGCGTCTTCCGTCACAAGGGCGGCAAGACCGTCAACGAGGGCCTGTTCAACTCGTTCACCGAGTTCAACATGACGACGAATCCGCTGTCGAAGAACCGCGAGTACGCGCGGCTGTACGGCTACGACGACATCGTCTGCCCGCCGGGCCTGGTGATGAACGTCGTGTTTTCCCAGACCGTCGAGGACGTCTCCGAGAACGCGCGTGCCAACCTCGAGTACATCGACATGCGCTTCGGCGCGCCGGTGTATCCCGGCGACACGCTCGAGTCCGAGACGACGGTGCTCGGCGTCGCGTCGTCGACGCGCGACCCCGATCGCGGTGTCGTCCACGTCGCCAGCGTCGGCCGCAAGCAGACCGGCGAGGTCGTGCTCGCATTCGAGCGCAAGGTGCAGGTGTGGAAGGGCGACCTCGCGGCCTCGGTCGGCGATGCGACGCTGGAGAAAAAGCCTTCGGTCGAATGCGCGCCGTGGATCCCCGCCTACGACAAGGCGCGCCAGTACAAGGCCAGGGCGCACCTGTCCAACCGCGACACCTACTTCGAGGACTTTCGCGCCGGCGACGTCTTCGAGCATTCGCGCGGACGGATGGTGACCGACGAGCACATCGCGCTGACGGCCCAGCTCGACAACACGTCCCAGGTGCACTGCAACCAGCACATGATCGATGCGAACCCCGACAAATACATCGGCGGACGGCTGATCATCTACGGCGGGATTCCCTTCAACCTGTGCCTCGGGCTTTCATGCCCGGACATCGCCGACAACGCTCTGGCCGACGTCGTCTACAAGACGGGGCGCCACGTCGGGCCGCTGTTTTCCGGCGACACGGTGTTCGCATCCACGGAGATCCGCGAGTGCCGCCCTTATCCTGGCCGCGAAGACCTCGGACTGCTGGCCGTGACGCTGAAGGGCCACAAGTTCGCCCGCGCGACGGCGGGCGACGAGGCGCCGAAAAAGACCGACATTTTCGTGCTCGAGCGCGAGATTGCCGTCAAGCGTCGCAGCCACTACGCGTAG